ACATACAATTCGCTAGCAGTGCGaccgagaaaacaaaaacaaatcctccATGGTGGTGCGAAACGGATTACGGAACGGCGGCCCTACCAGCTGCGGGAGCGTTGGAACTGGTTTTACACCACATGCATTGTGGGGTCGGTTGTTTTGCACGGTACGCGCTCCTTGCAATTTCACGACacaaaattaaagtaaaacatCTGAAAAACACCACAATTCACGACAGTACAGTACAACACGCACGAAAGCTACGTTGTTGCGGCCGAATTGCTTTTCCAAaaattgtgtttcgtttctctTGGCTACATCATCGTAACGACGTGCTTATACTGGCTGGTTGATTGCTTGGCGCTACGTGTAGATGTGTCAGTCGTGAGTCGTTTTGGGATGGTGGAATTCGTTTGAAAAAATCGTCCCTTTCTTGGATGGTGCTGCAGTAGAGTTTGGTTTTTGTAATAAACACGTTCCTTACAAAACATATTGTGCataaaaattaagaaacaGGCTAAAAAACAGAAATCACAATTCCGTATGGTACAATCAAAATCTTCACAAATGCCACCAAAACAGTCCGAGTGAACAACCAATGTGTAGCCGGTTGCATAAACAAATCTTTCAATTGTAAATTACGGTGCAAACATTACCAGATGTTGCTGGCGATCAGTCAGTAGTTTTGCACAATATTCACTCTCAACGAACATGTTAAGCATAttaccaaaaacaaatggaagatTCTTCTCTTCAGCCCTCTACCTAACCGGCGATAAGGCACGGGAGCAATTTGCTGTGCTAGTGCCATATCTCGATTTCAAACACAAACTGGGTGATTTCGAACGATTGAAACGGAACATCCGTCTTCGTAAGCATCAACTAGATTGCGACAATCTCAAACACCAATGGGAACTGTACCGGGATGTAGAGAAGCGCAAAAAGGACATCGAACAGTGCCGAGTAGACCTTCAGAAACGCATCCAGCAATCGGTGTGCAAGgaggaacagcagcagctcaaATCACGAGCCATTCTGGCACGCGATGACTTAAAAAGGCTCAAAGAGCAAAGCTACAAAGTGGCGGACGTATTTATTGCCAACAATTTCCTGTCCATTCCAAATGATCTGCATGAACGTACGCCCGAAGAACGGGAGAAATGTATACACGAAAAACCAGCACCTACTGTGCTTAAACGGACTTCGAACGTCGATCTTATGCAGGAACAATTAGAAGAATTTGGACCGACATGCCTGTATATGACGGGAGATGCGGCTTGGATGGATCTACGCTTACCGATGCATTGTTGTGAAACGTTTCGCCAAAATAATTGCATCATTTTCTGCAATCCTGACTTTGTACGAAGTTTTCTAGTTGAGGCGGCCATGGTCAGTAAGGAATCGCTGTTTCTTGTTCGGGAAGAAGATGAGCCAGAGAACAAggtgaacttactgcatctcTGTGGCGGAGGTTCGTTGCTAAGCTTTCTGGGATACTTCACCAAACTGTCGGTGTTTCCTTCTGTGCTCCCTTTACGGCTTGTCGCTAGCGGTAAGCGCTATCATTTCCAAAAGGCTCAATCGAATGAAGTGCAGGCGTTTGGAGCCTGTAAAACAGCTCAGGAAGCGGAGAACATGTTTGACGAGATGGTGCAGATCTATAAACAATTCTACGATCAGCTACCCATCGGCTATCGTATTGTACAAGTGGCGGCACCCGATCTTCGACCAATCGAATCGATGCGTGTTGATTTTGAACTGTTTGATGACCGAAATCAGAGGTACGTAAAGGCTGCCGAGCTAGGATACTATACGGATTTTCTCAGCAAACGAATTGCGTTCATCTACCACGAAGGTAAGGTGCAACACTTTCCACACGTGATAGCAGGCACCGTTATGAGCTCTGTCGAGTTGATTAAGCTTCTCCTTAGCAATGGTATTACGCTGGATGATTTACCAATGATGGACATATTCGGAGAGAAATAAATTGTTAGCCATTATTATTACCAATGCGTTAGAACTGTACTTCTTTAGTTTTGATTTCATTCTTAACATTATCCAATTGTTACGTATTGCAGCTGTAATagtattgaaaaacaaactttaacaCTTAACAATGTACATACTACCCAACAAACATTCCACGGTGTTTCGTGAACGTAATTAACTTTCACCCAATTCATGCTCGTTTCAACGCTTTCTTCGATCACTTAAACACCGTTTTGATATGGTTCCTGTATACTTGGCAAAACACCGGGAAGACCTTCGGCTGTCCACGTTTGAACGGTATTGTTTGctgtgagcagcagcaaatgttgGTATTTAGAAAAAAGGGCACTGCAACAAATAACATACATTTTAGTGTAATTCCGTTTAGCTGAATGCTTTTTTTGACCAACTTACCACTTGATCCCATTCGGTTCGACGTTAACCTCACGTAGGAGTGCAAAGTTCCAGCTTGAGTAAAATCGCACAATACCGCTCTCGAGTGCGACTGCGATACAATTCACACCGCAGCCTTCTTTGATCGAAGAGTACGTTATCGCCTGTATGGGACTTTCGACGAACACGTGCTCAACGTATTGGGCATTGACTGTATACAGGCGCAACTGATCGCGTCGATTCGTACCCATCGTGACGTTCACATAGTCCGCATTATAATTTTCCGTCACCTCGAAACTGTCGTCGTCCTCTACCAGTGTTGCACTGCTCCAGGATTCAGGTCCCCCAAACGAACGACCCCGACTGGCATTGGCAGAGTGTACCAGCACAATATCACCCAAAGTCGGACTGATAGCGATTTGACTGATCATCGAATGCAACATATTGACCGGTCTGGGTATTTCGCGTACGTACGTTAAACTATTCACATCCCAAATGGCGGCGCATCCATCGATCGACACGCTCACAACGATCTTGTATTCCATCGATACACGGATTGCACTGATCGGTGCACGATGTTTGAGCAATTGTATCGGATATGTCCACTCCATCTGATCGTCATGCGGTATCCGTTGTTCGGACTgtgcttgttgctgctgttcgtcCGGATCCATTTCCAACCGACGCCGCAAATTGGCACTCTTCCGATCGATCCATCGCCGGAACGAGCTTGATCGCGATCGTGACATCATCGTTACCGCCGGTTGCATATTCTGattgaaaaacgaaacacgtcTTCTGCGGGAACGTTGATGAAACACGACAATACGCCCGGAACGATGCCCAAAAAAGATACTAGTACAGTGCGGATCCGAACCGCAGGCCGTGATTGGATCGTAGGCGAAGCTACTACTACCGTAAATCAATTCTCTCGACCGTTCTGTTGGTCCACTATCCTGGAGCAACCGAATCCTTAGCCGATCATCCGTTTCACCCCAGCTGATGGTATAATGCTTTTTTGCTCCAGTTCCCTGTGTTGTCGCACAAAACACATTCATCTTTTCTGGCAAAACATATACCTTTTGTCCATCCAGCGTAATCAATGAAGCAGGTGGTAGTGTGCCTCTCTCGACTCCCAACAATTCCTTCGATAGCTTTTCCCACACGTCTACGAGCTTTGGATCGGCCAGTATGGGACTGCCGCAGTACAATCCCCACCGTAGTCCAACGACAGTTTCCAACACTTTGGGAGGGTTCGCTAGCAGTGGATTCATTGCCGGGGGAGGATGGGCCGTGTCAAACAGACGTAGTGGCATCTGTCCATACGTTTTAACCATCGTTTCGAGGGCCAGCTTCATGACCGGATCGTCAATATCGGCCGCCGTAAAATCACAGTAAGTCGCCGGATGGAACACATTGATAGCATCGATCGCTGCCTGGCCTGTCTGCTTGTATCCGAATATTAAATCTATCCAATGACTCAGCTGTCGCCGTACAATGTTTGCCTCCAGTGCTTGTCGATGGATGAGCACGAACAAACGTGCGGAGCCGTTGCACCATGCGGGCAGCTCAACGTGGTTTACCGGTTCTCCCGACTGTCTTGTGCCAAAATCAAATCCCTCCTGATTTTCGAGGAACTCgggaaaggtgaaaaattcCGGTATCAGCTCTTTCACATCCGTCGGCGAATCCTTGCTCGCCAGATTCCACGTCGTTTGCAGTGAATGAAATGTTCGATCCGGTATGTCGAAGCTATCGTCTTGATACTGCAAAAACAGGGAAGTAAACGGTAGGACACGCACCAAAAAGTGAAGTACCGTGCCGGAATTGGAGTAGTGTGAACTGTAATGGTACGGCTGAATCTTGCGTCGTCCACCATCGGGATCGCCACTCTCCGCCTGGCGTAAGTGGTTGTAGTTGTTGATGTAATGTTTTTCCAGCTCACGATGCTGAACCGCGATAGGCTTCTCCAGCAGACGGAAACTTCGTTCGGCCAGAAGATCGAGCGTCCTCGTGTCATAGTTTGCCAGTATCCAGGGATACACGGGATACTGCATGAGGTCGTGGTACGTTCGGCCGGAGATTTGATTAAGCAGCATCAGGTACTCCCAGTTCGAGAGCGCACCTTCGCGCCACTGCTGCGTGTGTTGGTCCAACTCCTGCCGACCACACCGTACCACGAGATCGTGGAAAAATCCTTCAAATGTATCTCGTTCGCTCGGGTCGCGGTCGAACACGATGAACAGTGACTTACCGCACTTGAGAAACACCTCCACCGCGGATTCTTGATGCTCAAACCGCTTGGTCCATATCTTGGTAATGTCGTGCAAGTCGTATATCTCTAGCTCACCGGCTTCGTACGGTTTCAGCACCAATTCTGTGCTCGTTATTATACACTCACACTCCAGTTCACGGCTGGGGGAACTTTTGCGCACGGTGAACGTGTACAGTACTTGATCCTCAACCGAATACTCATGACGGTAATCGTTCGAGAAAAGATACGCCAGCAAGGGTGTGTGTTCCCGttcgttttcttgtttatCACTATTTTCCGGCATTGCTTCCTTTAGCAAAAATCGACGATCGATAGTCATCTGGCAGCGGCGCATTCGTTTCAACGCCATATCCGGCCCGAACGTATCGTCCAGCTCCCATGAGTTCGGGTAATGCCGGGCAGC
This region of Anopheles marshallii chromosome 2, idAnoMarsDA_429_01, whole genome shotgun sequence genomic DNA includes:
- the LOC128708814 gene encoding serine--tRNA synthetase-like protein Slimp, which produces MLSILPKTNGRFFSSALYLTGDKAREQFAVLVPYLDFKHKLGDFERLKRNIRLRKHQLDCDNLKHQWELYRDVEKRKKDIEQCRVDLQKRIQQSVCKEEQQQLKSRAILARDDLKRLKEQSYKVADVFIANNFLSIPNDLHERTPEEREKCIHEKPAPTVLKRTSNVDLMQEQLEEFGPTCLYMTGDAAWMDLRLPMHCCETFRQNNCIIFCNPDFVRSFLVEAAMVSKESLFLVREEDEPENKVNLLHLCGGGSLLSFLGYFTKLSVFPSVLPLRLVASGKRYHFQKAQSNEVQAFGACKTAQEAENMFDEMVQIYKQFYDQLPIGYRIVQVAAPDLRPIESMRVDFELFDDRNQRYVKAAELGYYTDFLSKRIAFIYHEGKVQHFPHVIAGTVMSSVELIKLLLSNGITLDDLPMMDIFGEK